The Novosphingobium sp. SL115 sequence GAGCGCTGCCACCCTGCTGGGCCTGCCCAAGTCCACGGTCAGCCGCAGGCTTGCGGATCTCGAAGTGCAGTTGCGGACATCGCTGTTCCGTCGTTCCACGCGGGCGCTTTCGCTGACCGATGAAGGTCGGCGCATCTACGACATGGCAAAACCTGCGATCGCCGCTGCAGACCTTGCCGCGCAGGCCATTGCGGAACGTGGCCGGGCCGTGGCAGGTCGGGTTTCGCTCACCACCACCGCTGCGCTTGGCCAATATCTGGTCGCCCCGCATCTGCTCGGGCTGGGTCAGCGTTATCCCGACGTACAGATCGATCTGCGACTGACCGAGCGGCGCATCAACATCATCAGCGAGGGCATCGACCTCGCAGTCCGCATGGGCAGGCTCGATGACAGCAGCCTGATCGCGCGGCGGCTTTGCTCGTTCACCCGCCTGATGGTCGCGGCGCCCGCCTATCTGGACAGTGCCGGGGTGCCGCAATCCCCAGCGGACCTGACCTCGCACAACGCCATCGTCACCAGCGCGGCGCTCGACACCTGGCGCTTCGACGATGGCTGGGAATGTTCGGTGAGATGGCGAGTGGCGGCGGGCAACATGCTGGTCGCGCACCAGTTGGCGCAAATGGGCCATGGCATCGCCCTTCTGCCCGACTTCATGATCAAGGAAGACCTGCGAACGGGACGGCTCGTTCCGCTGATGCCGCAGCACCCCGTAGAGCAGGCCGACGCATGGATCGTGAGCAGCCCACAGCGATACAAGTCCCTGGCGGTGCAGACCGTCCTGCAGCATCTGGTTGACGCGACAGGCATGACCGCTTTCGGCTAAGCTTCGACGTTCCAGACTTTCAACCTGAGCGACCGGGTGTGGTCGCGTGCTGCAGGAAGCGGAACGCCGCTTCGTGGGACTTTGCTGCCATTCCCTACTTGATCGTTGAATGTCGGCTTACACCGAGAGCCGACGATCGCACTTAATACTGTACCGTCGATGCTCTAAGACTTGCGTTTGGCCTCGCAGATGCTGTCTGCGTTGGGTCCGCCAAGCTTTGGCGCTCGAACAGGATCGAGACTTGGTCCGAGGACGACGAATTGTGGAGACGACTGCGCTACCACGAAGCTAGTTCCCGGATCCATGACCGAAGTGTGCCCCGCCAATTTGGATTTGCATCATTCTGCAAAATCACGCTTCAGTACATCGAGCAATAGCCTGAGATTTGCCATCTGCGCGAAATTGGGCGCGCGACCAGCGGTCACGTTGTTGAAAATCTGCTCGTAGCGTTCGACAATCGTTCCGAGTTTTGCTGCAAGATCGCTTTTCGAAGCATCGGCTTGGCTTGTAGCGCCTTGGCCCTCGGGCCTATCGTAAAGAGTTCTTTCCAGATCGCGACGCCGTTTGATTTCGTCGGCCAGTTCCTGCTCTAGGTCGGCGAGCGCCATGCTCCTCATCACCACGCGCTCGTCAAGCGCGGCGTTGGCACGGCGCAAGTCGTCGGCGGATGTGCGCTTGTCAATATGGGTCTCGATGCGAGCTCTAAGGACGTCGAAATCGATCGGTTTGGTCACATAATCGTCTGCGCCGGCACCCAGAGCCTCGATCGTGGCGCCGCTTTCGGCGCGAGCCGTAACCATAATCACAGGGAGATCGCGCGTTCGCAGATCGCCGCGCAAGTGTTGCAGCACCTCGATGCCGTTCATTTGCGGCATCATGTAATCGAGCAGGACCATATCGGGCAACGCCACTGCAATCCTGGCAAGAGCCGAGGCCCCACTATCCACGCTATCGACTGCATAACCGAACCGTTCCAGCCGCCGACAAAGCACGGCCCGGTTCGCCTCCATGTCGTCCACCACCAGAATGCTTCGCTTCGGTGCATGATCTAAGGTTGGTGCAATATCGTTCATGCTGCAAATCCTTCGATGTCACTCGCATCGGCTTCAACGAAGACTCCACCCAGCTTCCGAATCTGACCCGTCAGCATGCGCGGTGAGAGGCCGTTTTTAGGCAGAAGCCGAACGATCTTTCCGTCGAGCTGCCGCGCTTCCTGCTCACTGAGGACCTTGCCCGTAACGACGATGACTGCTGGCCGTTCGTCCTCGGGCATACGGGCTATGCGCTCTATTAACTGGAAGCCGTCACCATCGGGCATACGCAAATCCGTCACGACAAAAGCGAACGCGCCCTCGTCCAGAGCTTGCGCAGCCGCAGTGCCGCTGGCGGCCATGTGGGTTTCGTACCCCATCTGGGCGAAGCCCCGGTTGTACAGGCGGGCAGTGGCGACGTCGTCCTCGACGATCAGAACACGGCCGGTGTGGCGATTGGCGTACTGCTTGAATATCTCTGTCATGTCCTCGCGGTTGAATGGCTTGATCAGATGTTCGGCCGCACCGGCTGCCAGTGCGCGCCTGCGGTCATCGTCCACCGTCACAACGACCGTCGGAATCGCGTTGAGCGCCGCATCCTGCTGCAACAGTTCGAGCACTTGCCAGCCGTCGCAGCGTGGCAGTTCGAGATCGAGCATGATGACATCGGGAACAACCCGGCGCGCCAAATCTATCCCAGTCAGCCCATCGTGGGCAAGTGCCGTCTCGTAGCCGAACCGCTGTGCCATGCGGAGCAAAAGCTGCGCGGCGCTGGGCTGATCCTCAATGATGAGCGCGAGCGGCATGCCCATGGTCCGTCTGGGGCTGGCGTGGCTGGACTGTTCCGCAGGCCTTTGCTGCGCGGCATCTTGTCCGGCTTGCTCGTCGGGCACACACAAGTCGCGTTTTACGCGCAGCGTGAACGTCGACCCTTCACCGGGGGCGCTGTCGACCTCGACCGAGCCACCGAGCATTTCCGCAAAACGCCAGGTGATGGTCAGGCCAAGGCCAGTTCCGCCATATGTACGCGTCGTGCTCGTATCGGCCTGCACGAATGGTTGGAACAGGCGGTCGAGTTCGGCCGGCGCGAGGCCTATCCCGGTGTCCGATACGGCAAAGACAAGCTCATCTCCCTCAACGCGGCCCAAAATGAAAATCTGCCCGCCTTCGGTGAACTTGCACGCATTCGATCCCAGATTGAGCAGGCATTGGCGCAACTTGGTATAGTCGGTGTTCGCTTGCTGAATCGCCGGGTCCATCATGACCTGCAGGCGATTGCCACGTTGAGCAGCGATCGGTTCGAGCATCCCGGCCACTTCGTGAAGCAGGCGTGAGGGATCGAACTCGTGGACATCGACATCCATCTTCCCTGCCTCGATCTTCGACAGATCAAGAATGCTGTTGATGAGAGCCAGCAACTGGTGCGCCGAACTGTGGATCCAGCCCACGTCCTCGCTCGAGCGCGGCATGTCGATTGTCGCGAGTTCCTCGCGCAGGATTTCCGCATATCCGATGATCGCGTTCAACGGCGTGCGCAATTCATGGCTCATGTTGGCGAGGAACTGCGACTTGGCGACGTTGGCCTTCTCGGAATCGTCACGGGCTTGGCGCAATTCGTCGGCCGTTTCCGACAGAGCGGCGTTGCGATCCTCAATCTGGCCGAGCATCGAATTGAAGCTCGTGCTGATCGTGTTGAAATCGGGATCGGCGTCGGCTGGCAGGCGCACGCCATAATCGCCCGATGCGCTTATGCGGTGCATAGCCCCTACCAGCCGATCGATCGGGCGATAGGCGATGCGGCTCATCCAGCGGGTCAGGATCAGGACGATCGCGAACGAAAACAGGGAAATCTGCAGGGCCACGCCCGTGTTGTCGACGAGGATGTCGAAAAAACTGCGGTAGTGGACGCCAATGCGCAAGCGACCAACCGGCTCGTTACCGGCCGCTATCGGGTATTCGAGCGTTCGGTCCCAATTGATCTTGTCATTCCGGGCGCCCGGCGTTGCCGAATATGTAGCAAAGACCTTTCCTTCCCGAGTCAGCACTTCGACCCAGCCGATGTCCTTGATGCCTGCGACTGTCGCGATCGTCTCGCCGGTCGCGCGCTGGTCTGCAAAGAGAATGGCCGGGACGACGTTGGCCGCAAGGATCGACGCCGCCTGCTGATGACGCTGTGCCGCCTGCCTGCTTTCGGTCGACCATTGCAGGCCGATGAGCCCCAGCATGGCAAGCAGCAGCGCACTTGCCACGGCAAGTCCGGTCAACAACGACAGCTTGGTCCGGAAGGACAACTGCGCAAGCGTTTTCTCGACCGAACCACCTCGCATCAGCGGATCGTCCGTGAAGCGAGACGGAGCAAGCGGGAACTGATGGTCACGCCGGTTTCACTTGCGGTACGAAGGTTGATCTCGAACCGTATCTGCGCGCCGGTCCGAACCAGCCCAACTGTTCCGCCCGCACTTGCGAAGCCACTGCCGTCACCGAGGAGGAGAGCGCCACGCTGCTTGACGCGGGCAATGGCGGCAGCATCGCCGCTGCTCAGGAACACGGCATCGCAGCCGGCGCCCGAACTACCGTCGAAGTAACGGTAGATCACCTGGCGGTTTCCTGCGCGCTGGCCGTTCAGTCCGGCCAGTTCTGTCGCACCCGCAGCGCCCCGCTGGCCGCACAGCACAAGAGGCTGGCTGGCTGGCTTTCCGGGAAATTCGACGTAGCGCAAGATGTTGAAGACGATTGCCGCCTTCAATGCGTTGGGGCTCGACACTTGTGCCACCACAGGTGCGCTGACGGTGCTCAGCGTCGCGGCAATAGCCAATGCGGCTTTGGGAAGGGAACGCATCTGCACCCTCCTCAAAACCGGTAACGCAACTGGCCCGACACCGCGCGGGACACAAAGGCCTGCGGTGCGGGATAGTCTTGCTGGTTGAATTCGATGTGGCGGGCGTGCAGCAGGTTGGTGCCGACAAGCGAAAGTTCGGCGCCGTTTGGCAGGCGATAGGTCAGGCGCAGATCTGCAGTTGTGTAGGCAGGAATGTTGCCCTGCTCGAGCCGTCCCACATGTCTGAGCTGCGTATCGATCGAGAAGGCATCCCCGATGTCAAAGTTGTTGCGCAGCGCAAACTGGTGTCGTGGCGAATAGCCCAGCGGAAACAACAAGGTCGACCGTGCACCGGTCGACGGGTCGATGCCGAGTTCGAAGTTGAAGTGCGAATAGTTGAGGGTCGCCTTCCACCATGGCGTGACATTGCCCGCCAGAGTCACCTCGCCACCCCATGTGCGTGCTGTGCCTGAATCCTGGAAGTCGACGTCCGCCTGGATGCCGACAGGGAAAGGAACATTGGGCACGAAGATGAGTTTCGTGCTTTTAGGAACGTTGACCGTCAACGACTTGTAATTGTTGTAGAATCCGGCAACATCCAGCGACCAATTACCACTCAGGTTGACGCGAGCGCCCGCCTCATAGGCGATCAGAACTTCGGAATTGCGGTCGTTCACGCCGTTTAGGGTTGTGTACACCGGCAAAGGTGTGGGATTGTTGGGTGATCTAGGCAGCGTTACGAACAGCGCGAGATGGGCATTGCGTTCGAACCGCGACGGTGTGCGCACTGCCCGCGATATGGCGCCCCACAGGGACAGGTGTTTCGCCGGGCGAAGGAATACACGCGCGCTCGGCTGAACTTCGAAGCCCGTAAAATTGTTGTTCTCGACTTTGGTGCCAAGTGTGAGGCGTAGCATTTCGGGAATGAGCGTGATGTCATCCTGGAGATAACCGCTGATCCAGCGGTCCGTCGCCGAAAGGTTATCGAACCGCACATAAGGCGTCTGCGTGATGTCGTCGTGCAGCAAGCGGGCGCCGACGCCGAAGCTGACATCGTGCATCTCGCTTGCGCGCCAGTGCAGCCCCAGATCGATGTCAGCCAGTTGCCACAGGACGCCGACGCCGCCGAATTCGGTGCGGTTGAGCCGGTTGTACTGTGCCTGCAGCGACCAGTCGAGGTTGTCGGACTGCCGCCGGGTCCACCGACCGAGCACGTTGAACGACTTGAAGGCGTTCTCTGCCTGGAACTGGAAATAGCCCGGCGCAAACAGGTTGGTGCTGGGAAGGCGGAACGGTGTATCGAACTTGCCTTCACCATATTCGGCCTGGACGGTGTAGGCGTTGCGCTCGTCGGGCTCAAAATCGACCCGCAGGCCGCCGGAGCCACCAGCCCAGCGTTTGCCGATGTCGCCGCCCTGTTCATCGATTAGCCCGTCGTCGTGTCGATAGCTGCCATAGGCACGATAGCTGAGCGTGTCGGACAGGCGTGACCCGTGCGAAATGCTGACATCCTGCTGGCGCAAGCCGCCACGGACATCGACCGCTGTACCTCCGCTATCGGCGCTGTGCTTGGTGATGATGTTGATCACGCCATTGGAGGAGTTTGCCCCCCACAACGCAGCACCGGGACCTCGAACCACCTCGATGCGTTCGATATCGCTCATCGGGACCATCAACTGGTCCCAGAACACGCCGGAAATGGTCGATATGAACTGCGAGCGACCATCCACCATGACCAGCAGCGAGTTCGTCAACCGGCTGTTGAAGCCTCGGATCGAGACCGCGTAACCGCCGTTTGCCAGACGGCCTACCTCGACCCCCGGCACGCCGCGCAGCAGGTCCGGGATCGTGGGTGCAGCAGAACGCCGGATTTCGTCCTGCGTGATGACATAGACCGAAGCGGTGGACTCGCTCACGCGCTGGCGCTTCTTGGCGACGGATGTGGATTCGATCGTCAGAAGGTCTTCGAGCGGAACGTCGAGAAGGCTGGCGGGCGCGGAAGAGGCATCGCTGGCCGGACTGTCGTTCGTCTGCGATCGAACATCTGCGACATCCTGTGCCCGAGCTGCAACCGGCATCGCCAGAAGCGACAAGGCCAGAGCTGATCCGGCGAGGGCGACAACCGATGTCGATGACCGCGTTGCGGGGGATTTGGGCATGATCTGCATGGCTGATTCCTGTCAGGCAGCGCTGGTAAATTTCACGCCGAGATCGGCACGGGGGGATTCCCCGATCATCTCGCGCAGTTTTTGAAGTTTCATGGGTCTTGCGGTGAAGAAGCCCTGCACCAGATCGCAGCCCATGGCCGATAGAAGTTCAATCTGCGCTTCGGTCTCCACACCTTCGGCCACCGTGTGGAGTCCCAGGCTGTTGGCCATGCTGAGGATCGTCTGGACCAGCACGCGTGCTTCGGGTTTTAACGTCAGGTCTTTGAGCAGAGCCTTGTCAATCTTGAGCCGGGTGATCGGCAGCGTCGTGAGCAGCGCAAGGTTGGAGTAGCCCGTTCCGAAGTCGTCGATCGCGATCGCTACTCCCAGGTCGCTCAGGCGACGCAGGCGGTCTGCTGCAAGTTCTGGATCACGCAGTGCGACCTCTTCGGTAACCTCTATCTGGAGTAGGTGCGGCGGCACTTTCCAGCGGTTGAGCGCAAGCTTTACTGTCGAGATGAAGTCGATACGCTCGAGGTGGGTTGGCGAGATGTTGATCGAAATCTGGAGCTGAATGCCGCTGCGTTCGAACTCGGCGATGCGCATCACCGCCTCCCCGATCACCCACTCCCCGATCGTCGGAACCATGCCGGTGCGATCAGCCAGATGCATGAAGTGCCGGGGGAGCAGAAGCCCCCTGCTCGGGTGGGGCCAGCGGATCAGGGCTTCGGCCATATCGAACGACTTCGTCCGAAGATCGTAAAGAGGCTGATAGTAGAGTTCGAAATTGCCGCGATTGGCGGCATCGCGCAGTTCCTGTTCGAGCACTGCTGTTGCCCGCGCCTCTTCGTCGAGCGAGGCATCGAAAATCTCGAAACGCCCCCGTCCGGAACGCTTGGCATTATACATCGCCGCATCGGCCGCACGCAGCAGGGTGGCATAGTCGGTGCCGTCCTGTGGCGACTGCGCAACTCCGACACTCGCGCCAATGCAGACCGAATGTGCGCCGATCTCGAAAGGCTCGGCGAGCGCGCGAACTATGCGCGCTGCCATGCGTGGCGCGAGCGTGGCGACATCGGGATGAGCCATGAAAAAGACGAATTCATCACCACCTAAGCGGGCCAGAAGTTCGAAAGAACCTTCTTGGAAAGTTTGCGTTGCGTCGCGGCGCACGGCAAGCTCTAGCCTATCTGCTGCTGCGCGGAGAAGACCGTCGCCCACCAGATGCCCGAGCGTGTCGTTGATCGCTTTGAAGCCGTCCAGGTCGATGAATAGCAGCGCGACCGGTCTCTTCGTCAAAAGTGCGGAGATGTACGGCTCGACCCTCTTCTGGAAATGCGCCCGGTTGCAAAGCCCGGTCAGTCCATCGAAGTGCGCGGCTTCGCGCAGAGCGTCCACGCGTTGTTGAACTCTTGCGGCAAGGTCGAGCAGAACCTTGCGGACTTCTGGCCGATCGCCGAATTGTCCCGCGTTGCTGTCCGGGTCGAACTGGCCATTGCCGACAGCGACTACAGCTTCCAGCAGTTCGGCAAGATCGCCATCGCTGCGACAGCGTCGATGCAGCACGAACGCAATCGCGCACATGTTTGCCAAAGCCATAACGACCAGAGTCGAATACAAGGCGAAGGTCGGAGGAGAAAGCTGCACCAGCGCCAGCGCGACGAAACAGGAAGCACCTAAACCGAGTCCGCACAGGCCTGATTGTCGATTCAGGACGATCAAAATCCGAGCCTCTCCTGCTCCGCTGCGATGGTGCAGCAAATTCGGCCCTACCAGCGCCTAGTAAATATTTTCTTCACCTGATCGTAGAACTAAATACAATCTTACTTTGTAGATTGCTTCGACAACAAGAACATAGCTGAAGATGAATTGTCCGACATGATGATTTCGCGCGTTAAATGCTTAATATTTACAATAAAACTACATAAGGATGTTTGCTTAGGCCCGACTTGACTGTTTTTGCACGCAACAAGGTTAACAGTATCGTATGGAAAAATTTCAGATACCTTTCGTCGCCTGCGCTACCAGTGCCATTGTGGCCGGCCTTCTTGCTGTCGCTCCCACAGCGGCGCACGCGGCGACCGCGACCGATACCATGGCAGTTTCCGCGACAGTGCAGAGCGCATGCATCGTGTCTGCCAACGCGCTAGCATTCGGATCCTACAATCCAACATCTGGCACGAATCTGGATGCCACCACGACGCTTAGCGTCACATGCACTTCAGGCACGTCCTATACGGTCGGCCTGAGCACCGGCAATGGCAGCGGCGCCACCGTTGCCAATCGCAAGTTGACGAATGGCGCCAACTCCTTGAGCTACGCGCTTTATCAGGATGCTTCGCGGACGACGAACTGGGGCAACACCGCCGGCACGGATACGCCTGCCAGTGCAGTAGCCGGGTCCAGCGCCACGTCGCTCACCGTTTATGGGCGTGTCGCTTCGGGTCAGAACGTACCGGCAGGCACTTATACAGACAGCGTTACTATCACGGTCAATTACTGATGCGCTTTAGTGGGCCCCTTCTGCCATTCGCCGCCATGCTGGCGATGTACGCACAATCGGCCCAGGCCGGCGCACTTCGCGTCATGCCTGTGCGTGTCGAAGTCGCAGCTGGTCGTCAGTTTTGCGCGCTAACGCTCGGCAACGACGCCGATCGGCCGGTTACGGTTCAGGTGCGCGGCTTTGCATGGACGCGCGATGACACGGGTTTGGACACGCTTGATCCGGTGGATGCACCTGTCGTCAATCCTGCGATCATGACTATCCCCGTTGGCGGAAGCCGTCTGGTGCGCTGCAGCCTTCCGCGCCAAGTTTCGGACGGGAAATCGGAGCAACAATGGCGGCTGATCGTCGATGAGCTGCCATTGCCATCGTCCGAAGTGGCGCCTGGCACCGTGCAAACGCTGCTCCGCCTGTCGGTGCCGGTGTTTCGGACAGCCGACCACGCAAAACCTCAGCTCGAATGGTCGATGCAGACTTTGCCCGACAAGGCGCAAATCCTTCGGATCACCAATTCAGGCACGCGCCGTACGCAAGTGATCCGGGTGATGCTGCATCTCCGCAATGGCCGGGATGTTCCACTCGATCGCAGCTTTTACCTTCTAGCCAAGGGGGCGATGATACTGCGCGTCCCGACAGGAATCGCGACCGAAGTCTTGTCAGTGACGGCAGAAACCGACCTTGGCACCCTCGCCGTAGTTTCCGGTTCGGGATCAGATGGCGCGCCAGACAGCAAGCTGGCACTTCTGCGTCCTTCAGAACGATAGAAGCAAGGCCGCGAGCGCAGCGTGTGCTGTCCAAGCTCCATATCTGCACCGCTTTGGCCGTGCTTGCGCTTTCGTCGCCCGTAATGGCCCAGGCAGATCCCACTGACCCGCAACCGGTCGGTCTTATCCTCAACGGCATGGCCACGGCCGAGCCAGGACTGCTTGTCATACATGATGGGCGTCTTCTAGCCCGAGTCGAGGATCTGCGTCAGCTTGGCATCGAAGCTGCTTTGACAATCGGCGTCCTGCCGATTGATGGACAGGACTATGTGGAACTGGGCGGGATCGCAGGCCTTTCGGCGCAATTCGATGCCGAGCAGGCAAACCTGAAGATATCCGCCAGCCCCGAGGTTTTCCCCCATCTCGCTTTCGCACCGCAAGATACGCGAATACCGCGTTCTCCGATCCTTCCGGCACAGTTTCTGGGATACGATCTCGCTTTGTCCTCATCGGGTGCAAAGGCACGGATTTCGGGGCTGCTGGACGCCGGCCTGTCGGGTAAGTGGGGGGTCTTGGGGAGTACATTCTTGCTGACCGGCAAGGGCCTGCACACTGCCAGACTGGACACGAGTTTCAGACGCGAATTTCCCGACCAGCGCCTTCGTCTGGTGCTGGGCGATACGGTCAGTCGGCCGGGGCCGGGCGGACAGGCGTTGCGCTTCGGCGGATTCCAGTTCGGCACCGACTTCGGGCTGGACCCGCAGGCGATCAATTTTCCCTTGCCCGTGGTCGGCGGCAGCACAGCATTGCCTTCGACGGTGGAGTTGCTGTCGCAAGCCCAGCGACAATCCTACGACATCGCTCCCGGGGCGTTCGACGTCGCCTTGCAACCGCGCATGACCGGTGCCGGGCAAGTGACGATGAACATCCGCGACGTGGCCGGAAACTCCCGGCAGGTTGTGCGCAACTTCTACACCAGCGCGGATCTGCTGCGCCCCGGCTTGACCGATTTCAATCTGGAGGCTGGAGCGTTGCGGCAGGATTTCGGCGCGGCCAGCAACCACTATGGCGCGTTTTTCGCTGCGGTCGGCGTGCGACACCCGTTGGCGTCGTGGTTCACGGCGCAGGCGCGCGTCGAGACCAGCGCAGATGCATCGGTCATCGGCTTCGGGGGTAGCTTTGTCGCCGGCGCGCTTGGTGAAGTGAGCGCTGTCGGTTCGCTTTCTGCGGCGCGCGGAAAGACCGGTCATGTCGTGCGCGTCCAGGCACGACGTTCGACGCCGACTTACAGCCTTTCGGCCAGCGTCGAGACAACATCGCGAGATTTCCAGTCGCTCGGCCAGAGCGTGTTTCAGACCGGCGCGCGCCGCGAAATCGCACTGGCTGCCAGCGCGTCTCTTGGCAGGGCAGGCGGCATCAATCTGGCTCATGCTCTTCTGGAGGAGGGCGGCGGAACGCCTTCGGCGCGCAGCTTCTCGATGACATCGGCATCGTACAACGGAAATGTTCTGGGCGGAGGCCTTGGCGCCGGGGTGCAACGGACAAGCTGGCGTAGCCCCGACCGTGCCGGTACGTCCTGGTCGCTGTTTGCCAGCTATACAATTGCGCTCGGCCCGCGCACGCGCGTCTCGCAATTTGCCGAAACCGGGCGTCTGGCCACGACGTTCGACATGTCTCTGCCCGACGGACCGGGGTATGGCCTGCGCGGTCTGGTCGGCGAAGATCGCGGCGCGCCTTGGCTCGAAGGGGCACTGGCCGTCCGCACGGCGGCGGGCGATTTCGGCCTTCAGGCCAACAAGCGCGGGGAATTTTCAGGCATCCAGGCCACGGCGAGCGGCGCTATCGTTCGCGTGGGCGACACCATGCTGGCAACGCCGCGCCTCGACTATGCTTTTGCGTTGATCGACGTTGCAAGCGACGAGACCGTCACGGTGATGGTCGAGAACCGCGAACTGCCACGGCAGGCGGGCGGCGGACGGAAGGTCATCGCCACCGGGCTTCAGCCTTATGCGCCCAACCACATCGGCATCGATGCCTCGAGCATCGCAATCGACGCTGCCCTGATCTCTGCCGATGCGCTGGCAACGCCCGGATGGCGCCAAGCTGCGGTAGTCCACTTCGGTGACAGCGGCCGTCAACCGGCAAGCTTCCGGTTGGTGGACACGACAGGACGAGCGATCCCTGTCGGAGCGACTTTGCGATCGCCGACTGGGACCGGCATCGTCGGGTACGATGGCGAGGTATGGATGGACGACCACACGCCGGGCGATGCGCTGATCGTCATGCTGTCCGATCGGCAATGTCGCTCGTTCCTGCCGGCGACCAGCCCGGCGAGCGCGCAGGGCCAGATACCAAGGCTGCTGTGCGAACCCTATATCGAGACGGAGGCCGTGCTTTGAAGCCATCGCGA is a genomic window containing:
- a CDS encoding LysR family transcriptional regulator, producing MKPSLDDLALLVAIADQGSFTSAATLLGLPKSTVSRRLADLEVQLRTSLFRRSTRALSLTDEGRRIYDMAKPAIAAADLAAQAIAERGRAVAGRVSLTTTAALGQYLVAPHLLGLGQRYPDVQIDLRLTERRINIISEGIDLAVRMGRLDDSSLIARRLCSFTRLMVAAPAYLDSAGVPQSPADLTSHNAIVTSAALDTWRFDDGWECSVRWRVAAGNMLVAHQLAQMGHGIALLPDFMIKEDLRTGRLVPLMPQHPVEQADAWIVSSPQRYKSLAVQTVLQHLVDATGMTAFG
- a CDS encoding response regulator → MNDIAPTLDHAPKRSILVVDDMEANRAVLCRRLERFGYAVDSVDSGASALARIAVALPDMVLLDYMMPQMNGIEVLQHLRGDLRTRDLPVIMVTARAESGATIEALGAGADDYVTKPIDFDVLRARIETHIDKRTSADDLRRANAALDERVVMRSMALADLEQELADEIKRRRDLERTLYDRPEGQGATSQADASKSDLAAKLGTIVERYEQIFNNVTAGRAPNFAQMANLRLLLDVLKRDFAE
- a CDS encoding response regulator, translating into MRGGSVEKTLAQLSFRTKLSLLTGLAVASALLLAMLGLIGLQWSTESRQAAQRHQQAASILAANVVPAILFADQRATGETIATVAGIKDIGWVEVLTREGKVFATYSATPGARNDKINWDRTLEYPIAAGNEPVGRLRIGVHYRSFFDILVDNTGVALQISLFSFAIVLILTRWMSRIAYRPIDRLVGAMHRISASGDYGVRLPADADPDFNTISTSFNSMLGQIEDRNAALSETADELRQARDDSEKANVAKSQFLANMSHELRTPLNAIIGYAEILREELATIDMPRSSEDVGWIHSSAHQLLALINSILDLSKIEAGKMDVDVHEFDPSRLLHEVAGMLEPIAAQRGNRLQVMMDPAIQQANTDYTKLRQCLLNLGSNACKFTEGGQIFILGRVEGDELVFAVSDTGIGLAPAELDRLFQPFVQADTSTTRTYGGTGLGLTITWRFAEMLGGSVEVDSAPGEGSTFTLRVKRDLCVPDEQAGQDAAQQRPAEQSSHASPRRTMGMPLALIIEDQPSAAQLLLRMAQRFGYETALAHDGLTGIDLARRVVPDVIMLDLELPRCDGWQVLELLQQDAALNAIPTVVVTVDDDRRRALAAGAAEHLIKPFNREDMTEIFKQYANRHTGRVLIVEDDVATARLYNRGFAQMGYETHMAASGTAAAQALDEGAFAFVVTDLRMPDGDGFQLIERIARMPEDERPAVIVVTGKVLSEQEARQLDGKIVRLLPKNGLSPRMLTGQIRKLGGVFVEADASDIEGFAA
- a CDS encoding YfiR family protein; this translates as MRSLPKAALAIAATLSTVSAPVVAQVSSPNALKAAIVFNILRYVEFPGKPASQPLVLCGQRGAAGATELAGLNGQRAGNRQVIYRYFDGSSGAGCDAVFLSSGDAAAIARVKQRGALLLGDGSGFASAGGTVGLVRTGAQIRFEINLRTASETGVTISSRLLRLASRTIR
- a CDS encoding TonB-dependent receptor plug domain-containing protein, with the protein product MSLLAMPVAARAQDVADVRSQTNDSPASDASSAPASLLDVPLEDLLTIESTSVAKKRQRVSESTASVYVITQDEIRRSAAPTIPDLLRGVPGVEVGRLANGGYAVSIRGFNSRLTNSLLVMVDGRSQFISTISGVFWDQLMVPMSDIERIEVVRGPGAALWGANSSNGVINIITKHSADSGGTAVDVRGGLRQQDVSISHGSRLSDTLSYRAYGSYRHDDGLIDEQGGDIGKRWAGGSGGLRVDFEPDERNAYTVQAEYGEGKFDTPFRLPSTNLFAPGYFQFQAENAFKSFNVLGRWTRRQSDNLDWSLQAQYNRLNRTEFGGVGVLWQLADIDLGLHWRASEMHDVSFGVGARLLHDDITQTPYVRFDNLSATDRWISGYLQDDITLIPEMLRLTLGTKVENNNFTGFEVQPSARVFLRPAKHLSLWGAISRAVRTPSRFERNAHLALFVTLPRSPNNPTPLPVYTTLNGVNDRNSEVLIAYEAGARVNLSGNWSLDVAGFYNNYKSLTVNVPKSTKLIFVPNVPFPVGIQADVDFQDSGTARTWGGEVTLAGNVTPWWKATLNYSHFNFELGIDPSTGARSTLLFPLGYSPRHQFALRNNFDIGDAFSIDTQLRHVGRLEQGNIPAYTTADLRLTYRLPNGAELSLVGTNLLHARHIEFNQQDYPAPQAFVSRAVSGQLRYRF
- a CDS encoding putative bifunctional diguanylate cyclase/phosphodiesterase; the encoded protein is MIVLNRQSGLCGLGLGASCFVALALVQLSPPTFALYSTLVVMALANMCAIAFVLHRRCRSDGDLAELLEAVVAVGNGQFDPDSNAGQFGDRPEVRKVLLDLAARVQQRVDALREAAHFDGLTGLCNRAHFQKRVEPYISALLTKRPVALLFIDLDGFKAINDTLGHLVGDGLLRAAADRLELAVRRDATQTFQEGSFELLARLGGDEFVFFMAHPDVATLAPRMAARIVRALAEPFEIGAHSVCIGASVGVAQSPQDGTDYATLLRAADAAMYNAKRSGRGRFEIFDASLDEEARATAVLEQELRDAANRGNFELYYQPLYDLRTKSFDMAEALIRWPHPSRGLLLPRHFMHLADRTGMVPTIGEWVIGEAVMRIAEFERSGIQLQISINISPTHLERIDFISTVKLALNRWKVPPHLLQIEVTEEVALRDPELAADRLRRLSDLGVAIAIDDFGTGYSNLALLTTLPITRLKIDKALLKDLTLKPEARVLVQTILSMANSLGLHTVAEGVETEAQIELLSAMGCDLVQGFFTARPMKLQKLREMIGESPRADLGVKFTSAA
- a CDS encoding Csu type fimbrial protein; protein product: MAVSATVQSACIVSANALAFGSYNPTSGTNLDATTTLSVTCTSGTSYTVGLSTGNGSGATVANRKLTNGANSLSYALYQDASRTTNWGNTAGTDTPASAVAGSSATSLTVYGRVASGQNVPAGTYTDSVTITVNY
- a CDS encoding fimbrial biogenesis chaperone: MLAMYAQSAQAGALRVMPVRVEVAAGRQFCALTLGNDADRPVTVQVRGFAWTRDDTGLDTLDPVDAPVVNPAIMTIPVGGSRLVRCSLPRQVSDGKSEQQWRLIVDELPLPSSEVAPGTVQTLLRLSVPVFRTADHAKPQLEWSMQTLPDKAQILRITNSGTRRTQVIRVMLHLRNGRDVPLDRSFYLLAKGAMILRVPTGIATEVLSVTAETDLGTLAVVSGSGSDGAPDSKLALLRPSER